A genome region from Brassica oleracea var. oleracea cultivar TO1000 chromosome C2, BOL, whole genome shotgun sequence includes the following:
- the LOC106323639 gene encoding uncharacterized protein LOC106323639, with protein sequence MDYLFWRKNSIVEPGLDRDPYPWIIWYIWKARNDKLFRRIDRDPLELVRYAESECQTWFNANEMVSPIPQVQNIEEPQVLNLSNICLIDGSWTSSSPYSGCGWVWMDSLEKVQPMGTRNYPRRESTLHSKVEALRWAMENMLQHSTCQSFGTDSKDLISMIKESHVWPIFAT encoded by the coding sequence ATGGATTATCTATTCTGGAGAAAGAACAGCATTGTCGAGCCAGGATTAGACAGGGACCCTTATCCCTGGATAATCTGGTATATTTGGAAGGCCCGAAATGATAAGCTCTTTAGGAGAATAGACCGTGACCCACTGGAGCTAGTTCGATATGCAGAAAGTGAATGTCAAACATGGTTCAACGCTAATGAGATGGTGTCACCTATTCCACAAGTTCAAAATATTGAGGAACCCCAAGTCTTAAACTTGAGTAATATATGCTTGATAGATGGGTCTTGGACATCTTCATCACCATACAGTGGGTGTGGATGGGTATGGATGGATAGTTTGGAGAAGGTTCAACCTATGGGCACCCGGAATTACCCGAGACGAGAGTCTACATTGCATTCAAAAGTGGAAGCGCTACGATGGGCGATGGAGAATATGCTTCAGCATTCAACATGTCAGAGTTTTGGAACGGACAGCAAAGATTTGATTTCTATGATTAAGGAGTCACATGTCTGGCCAATCTTTGCAACATAA
- the LOC106325506 gene encoding transcription factor MYB1R1-like gives MSRSCSQCGNNGHNSRTCPTEAPPAAAGGAKGIMLFGVRVTEVSPSSFRKSVSMNNLSQYDHKAHDSDPVDDGGYASDDVVHASVRNRERKRGTPWTEEEHRLFLTGLHTVGKGDWRGISRNFVKTRTPTQVASHAQKYFLRRTNQNRRRRRSSLFDITPDIPLGSVDASSSKLVCPIPPSRKMADLNLDKAAPEMFPLSMNRPSSSNEQKARGSRASVFETMSNSGDSIMGVA, from the exons ATGTCACGCAGCTGCTCGCAGTGTGGAAACAACGGCCACAACTCTCGCACATGTCCGACGGAAGCACCCCCCGCCGCCGCCGGAGGAGCGAAAGGAATCATGCTTTTCGGCGTCCGAGTCACGGAGGTTTCACCGTCCTCTTTCAGAAAAAGCGTCAGTATGAACAACCTATCTCAGTACGATCACAAGGCTCATGACTCAGACCCCGTCGATGACGGTGGTTACGCCTCAGACGACGTCGTTCACGCCTCAGTCAGAAACCGCGAGCGCAAGCGAG GGACTCCATGGACGGAGGAGGAACATAGACTGTTCCTCACAGGGCTACATACAGTAGGGAAAGGAGATTGGAGAGGAATCTCGAGAAACTTCGTTAAGACACGAACACCGACACAAGTCGCGAGCCATGCTCAAAAGTACTTCCTCCGCCGTACAAACCAGAATCGCCGCCGTCGCAGATCCAGTCTCTTCGACATCACTCCCGACATACCTCTAGGATCTGTTGACGCGTCTTCGTCAAAGCTAGTCTGTCCGATCCCTCCGTCTCGTAAAATGGCTGACTTGAATCTCGACAAGGCGGCGCCGGAGATGTTTCCGTTGTCGATGAATCGTCCTTCATCTTCAAACGAACAGAAGGCACGTGGCTCACGTGCCTCGGTCTTTGAGACGATGTCGAATAGTGGGGATAGTATAATGGGAGTAGCTTGA
- the LOC106323638 gene encoding uncharacterized protein LOC106323638, with protein MRAGGIYRLNSFFGSNNKTLYRVADPSFTITFSSTSVLSDLEDSSACFPEDRFRFHGYEEFDAACDLRGDLYDYVGHIKLVNGQVLSDTLVLDDAEIASSRRVLLHVQTHDDLVMKLYLWDRAASDFSERFKASGGTAHVILVTTLNPKRLGGALALSSMTPSRVFLDTDVQATRDYLTWMNTNLDVANRVDADIVTKTETMTIGELFSYMKQEDAKVVQYQLVAWFECIATIGDVAHGSSWYYIGCGGCHTKATKGPTSLMCKKCGKTEIVGVAQYLAKISVYDNDDQASFVLLGGAGYELSGKKASELVEDYFEANEDVGDDHLVPVPQALIDTIGQTRKFVVKVSNHNLTGQTQALTVTKVLTPEVPEVEANFEGNVAVPDAQETLDKEVAGDGPSTFFGSVKRAAGQADAEDPKRARSG; from the exons ATGAGAGCTGGTGGCATTTACAGACTCAACAGCTTTTTCGGATCTAACAACAAGACTTTGTATCGTGTTGCGGATCCAAGTTTCACCATCACATTCTCATCGACTTCTGTCCTCTCTGATCTAGAGGACAGTTCGGCATGTTTCCCTGAGGATCGTTTCCGGTTCCATGGATATGAGGAGTTCGATGCTGCCTGCGACTTGCGAGGGGATCTTTATG ATTATGTTGGCCATATCAAGCTTGTGAATGGGCAGGTTCTCAGTGACACTCTCGTGCTAGATGATGCCGAAATAGCTTCTTCGCGCCGAGTTCTGCTTCATGTTCAAACACATGA CGATCTAGTGATGAAGTTGTACCTATGGGACAGGGCTGCCTCCGATTTCAGTGAGAGATTCAAAGCATCTGGAGGAACTGCACATGTTATTTTAGTCACTACCTTGAACCCAAAGCGACTTGGAG GTGCTCTAGCTCTCTCCTCCATGACGCCATCACGTGTGTTTTTGGACACTGATGTCCAAGCAACCCGAGATTATCTCACTTG GATGAACACGAATCTAGATGTTGCTAACAGAGTTGACGCAGACATTGTCACTAAGACTGAGACAATGACCATAGGCGAGCTATTTTCCTATATGAAGCAGGAAGATGCGAAGGTTGTTCAGTACCAATTG GTTGCTTGGTTTGAGTGCATAGCAACCATTGGAGATGTTGCGCACGGCTCATCATGGTATTACATAGGCTGTGGTGGGTGCCACACTAAGGCAACCAAAGGGCCTACTAGCCTTATGTGTAAGAAATGTGGGAAAACCGAAATTGTTGGTGTTGCACA GTACTTGGCGAAGATCTCCGTGTATGATAATGATGATCAAGCGTCTTTTGTGCTCCTTGGTGGTGCTGGATATGAGTTATCTGGTAAGAAAGCTTCTGAATTGGTTGAGGATTATTTCGAG GCCAATGAGGATGTAGGGGATGATCACTTGGTTCCGGTACCTCAAGCTCTTATCGATACCATAGGACAGACCCGCAAATTCGTTGTGAAGGTGTCAAATCACAATTTAACTGGCCAGACCCAAGCTTTGACTGTGACAAAGGTGCTCACTCCAGAAGTTCCAGAAGTTGAAGCCAATTTCGAAGGAAATGTGGCTGTACCAGACGCACAAGAAACTTTGGACAAGGAAGTTGCTGGTGATGGTCCTTCCACATTCTTTGGGAGTGTGAAGAGGGCTGCTGGTCAGGCTGACGCAGAGGATCCCAAGCGAGCAAGAAGTGGCTAG
- the LOC106323637 gene encoding glutathione S-transferase T2-like yields the protein MSLRGTWHKATGLPNGVGKKIPPFSSQQTDAPDVREDTPVACRERRKWTPADDEVLISAWLNTSKDVVVENEQKSGTFWKRVGEYYAASLHARESGEPREHLHCKQRWHKINDFTNKFCGAYAAAERQISFGQNDNDVLNVSHDIFYSDHNTKFNLEHAWCVLSGSSKRKAGETCSQTSSTTIGDHEIRPEGIKAAKAKRNNAQGKSLAEYTSIWEMKKEDLMMKEKLLKLAILDTLLAKKKPLSEARTTK from the exons ATGTCCTTAAGGGGCACGTGGCATAAGGCGACAGGTTTACCGAATGGGGTAGGGAAAA AAATCCCTCCTTTCAGTTCACAACAAACCGACGCTCCAGATGTACGTGAAGACACACCAGTGGCCTGTAGGGAGAGAAGGAAATGGACTCCAGCTGATGACGAGGTCCTAATAAGTGCGTGGCTAAACACATCTAAGGATGTTGTTGTTGAAAATGAACAAAAATCAGGGACCTTCTGGAAACGAGTAGGGGAATATTATGCAGCAAGTCTTCATGCTAGAGAGAGTGGTGAACCAAGAGAGCATCTCCATTGTAAGCAGAGGTGGCACAAAATCAATGACTTCACCAACAAATTCTGTGGTGCATATGCGGCAGCAGAGAGACAAATCAGTTTTGGTCAGAATGATAATGATGTTCTCAATGTGTCTCATGACATCTTCTACTCTGATCACAACACGAAATTTAATCTTGAACATGCGTGGTGTGTGTTGAG TGGGAGTTCAAAGCGAAAAGCTGGAGAGACATGTTCACAAACTTCAAGCACCACTATTGGTGATCATGAGATCCGTCCTGAAGGTATCAAGGCTGCTAAAGCTAAAAGGAATAATGCTCAAGGGAAGTCTCTTGCTGAGTATACGAGCATTTGGGAAATGAAGAAGGAGGATCTCATGATGAAGGAGAAACTGTTAAAGCTTGCCATACTAGACACACTCCTAGCCAAGAAAAAACCACTAAGTGAGGCTAGAACCACTAAGTGA
- the LOC106325888 gene encoding CLAVATA3/ESR (CLE)-related protein 26-like: MRNLQTLRLPLLFRTLFTVGFVTLLMIDVFVLQNNNEVDKTKETTTAATMNNSITHAKGVKEDLGDGSKHGDLSHSASKRKVPRGPDPIHNRRAGSLRRPPGRE; the protein is encoded by the exons ATGCGAAATCTCCAAACCCTTCGTCTCCCGTTGTTGTTTCGTACACTATTTACGGTTGGTTTCGTCACTCTTCTTATGATTGATGTGTTTGTATTACAAAACAATAACGAAGTCGACAAAACAAAAGAGACTACTACCGCCGCAACGATGAACAATTCCATTACACATGCTAAGGGTGTAAAAGAAGATCTTGGTGATGGATCAAAACATGGTGATCTTAGCCACAGTGCAAGCAAAAGAAAAGTTCCTCGTGGACCCGATCCTATACACAACAG GAGAGCAGGAAGTTTAAGACGACCACCGGGAAGAGAATGA